From the genome of Phytohabitans rumicis, one region includes:
- a CDS encoding RNA polymerase sigma factor encodes MSTRMPPEAASVREQTPARVDRPDDVAAATRVRFRDGDPEALGEVYDRYGRAVWAVAMTVTRADHLAQEAAQETFIRAWKAASTYDPERDLGPWLLSIARFTALDLLRRELRPTRGGHEAEQDAVVESPGIDRAWLAWAVQEALGRLSPDEREIIRLSFYEDLTHTQIAERLDLPLGTVKSRSHRVYRRLAELLAHVRDNPDPDAVNRKGPSDRTTKKASDADDTVRRGR; translated from the coding sequence GTGTCGACCCGCATGCCACCAGAGGCCGCGAGCGTCCGCGAGCAGACGCCAGCCCGTGTGGACCGACCCGACGACGTCGCCGCCGCCACCCGGGTCCGGTTCCGGGACGGGGACCCGGAGGCGCTCGGCGAGGTGTACGACCGGTACGGCCGGGCGGTGTGGGCGGTGGCGATGACCGTCACCCGCGCCGACCACCTCGCGCAGGAGGCGGCGCAGGAGACCTTCATCCGCGCCTGGAAGGCCGCCTCCACCTACGACCCGGAGCGGGACCTCGGTCCGTGGTTGCTGTCGATCGCCCGGTTCACGGCGCTCGACCTGCTACGGCGTGAGCTGCGGCCCACCCGCGGCGGGCACGAGGCCGAGCAGGACGCCGTCGTGGAGTCACCCGGGATCGACCGGGCCTGGCTGGCCTGGGCCGTCCAGGAGGCGCTGGGCCGGCTCTCCCCGGACGAACGCGAGATAATAAGGCTGTCGTTCTACGAGGACCTCACCCACACGCAGATCGCCGAGCGGCTCGACCTCCCCCTCGGCACCGTGAAGTCGCGTTCACACCGGGTCTATCGCCGGCTCGCGGAGCTGCTTGCCCACGTACGGGATAATCCGGACCCCGACGCGGTGAACCGGAAGGGGCCCTCGGACCGAACTACCAAGAAAGCCAGCGACGCCGACGACACAGTGAGGAGGGGCCGGTGA
- a CDS encoding anti-sigma factor: protein MNTDADTGPAAEDALVERLAGYLEQRATGDRTETDTDADDRDEALFAALTESLTAAHTWAEPPAGMRDNILAAVLAQPAPAGEPAAEAAVTIEDTAEPTEVEDTGEPSPPPVPVRRRRRWSLGWLAPRPRLAWAVPMAVLVAAVYAAAVLAADRALQPDPPRGERYVATGTELAPDATATVSIRDTGSGFSIVVTFDHLPAAAPGSYYAAWLRGPATSVPIGSFHERRPGTPVELWSGVDPKAYDTFVITLQTEGAPPTPSALKVMIAPLTP, encoded by the coding sequence GTGAACACCGACGCCGACACCGGGCCCGCCGCCGAGGATGCGCTCGTCGAGCGGCTCGCCGGGTACCTCGAACAGCGCGCGACCGGCGACCGCACGGAGACCGACACCGACGCCGACGACCGGGATGAGGCGCTGTTCGCGGCGCTCACCGAGTCGCTGACGGCCGCCCACACCTGGGCCGAGCCGCCGGCCGGCATGCGTGACAACATCCTCGCCGCCGTACTCGCGCAGCCCGCACCGGCCGGTGAGCCGGCAGCGGAGGCCGCGGTCACCATCGAGGACACCGCCGAGCCGACCGAGGTCGAGGACACCGGCGAGCCGTCGCCTCCGCCGGTCCCGGTCCGCCGCCGGCGGCGGTGGTCGCTCGGGTGGTTGGCGCCGCGGCCGCGCCTGGCCTGGGCGGTGCCGATGGCGGTGCTGGTCGCCGCCGTGTACGCCGCCGCGGTGCTCGCCGCCGACCGGGCGCTGCAGCCGGATCCGCCGCGCGGCGAGCGGTACGTCGCGACGGGCACCGAGCTCGCCCCTGACGCCACCGCGACCGTGTCGATACGGGACACCGGTTCGGGATTCTCGATCGTGGTCACCTTCGACCACCTTCCGGCGGCCGCGCCCGGCTCGTACTACGCCGCCTGGCTGCGCGGTCCGGCCACGTCGGTGCCCATCGGCTCGTTCCACGAACGGCGCCCCGGCACCCCGGTCGAGCTGTGGAGCGGCGTCGATCCCAAGGCGTACGACACCTTCGTGATCACCCTGCAAACCGAGGGTGCACCGCCGACGCCGTCGGCGCTCAAGGTGATGATCGCCCCGCTGACACCCTGA
- a CDS encoding IS4 family transposase — MIKVAAGVFAPGHVGELTQHVPFEMVDAALAEAGLGKSRVREVPARVVVYLLLAGALFAEVGYRQVWDKLVAALDGVPVANPTSGVLAQARQRMGPAPLRALFDLVRGPGPAPRTRGRWWRGLLVCAIDGTSAAVPASAANLAEYTPHRCNHGGSGYPKLRLLVLVCCGTRTVIDAIFGPTGVGEMPYAKRLVASLRPSMVVLLDRAFGAADLIEAIAQARAYLVVRVKDNRKLPVIQRLPDGSYLSVIGQLRVRVVECQIHVQTTAGRATTMYRLVTTLIEHHHYPAFDLVRLYHERWEVETAFLELKSTILGGRVLRARTPAGVRQEVYALLVTYQAIRLAMADATDTQPDLDPDRACFTTALSAARDLVVQAANAITGAVIDLVGAIGRRVLANLMPERRTRRAPRIVKRAISKYNAKGPNIDRKTYQATISIDILVPQSP; from the coding sequence ATGATCAAGGTCGCTGCGGGTGTGTTCGCCCCAGGGCACGTTGGGGAGTTGACGCAGCATGTGCCGTTCGAGATGGTCGATGCCGCGTTGGCGGAGGCCGGTCTGGGTAAGTCCCGTGTGCGTGAGGTACCAGCCCGGGTTGTGGTCTACCTGCTGTTAGCCGGCGCGTTGTTCGCCGAGGTGGGCTACCGGCAGGTCTGGGACAAGCTGGTAGCGGCCCTGGACGGTGTGCCGGTGGCGAACCCGACCTCGGGTGTGCTGGCCCAGGCCCGCCAACGCATGGGACCGGCTCCTTTGCGGGCCTTGTTCGACCTGGTGCGGGGACCGGGTCCGGCGCCGCGTACCCGTGGGCGGTGGTGGCGAGGGCTGCTGGTCTGCGCTATAGACGGGACCAGCGCGGCTGTCCCGGCCAGCGCGGCGAATCTGGCCGAGTACACCCCGCATCGCTGCAACCATGGCGGGTCGGGCTATCCGAAGCTGCGGCTGCTGGTGTTGGTGTGCTGCGGAACCCGGACCGTCATCGACGCGATCTTCGGGCCCACCGGGGTGGGGGAGATGCCCTACGCCAAACGGTTGGTGGCCAGCCTGCGTCCGTCGATGGTCGTGCTGTTGGACCGGGCCTTTGGGGCGGCGGACCTGATCGAGGCGATCGCGCAGGCCAGGGCATACCTGGTGGTGCGGGTCAAGGACAACCGGAAACTGCCGGTGATACAGCGGCTGCCGGACGGCTCATACCTATCGGTGATCGGCCAACTGCGGGTCCGCGTGGTGGAGTGTCAAATCCACGTGCAGACCACGGCCGGGCGTGCCACGACCATGTACCGCCTCGTCACCACGCTGATTGAGCACCACCACTATCCGGCGTTCGACCTGGTCCGGCTCTACCACGAACGGTGGGAGGTCGAAACAGCGTTCCTGGAACTGAAATCGACGATCCTGGGCGGGCGGGTACTACGAGCCAGGACCCCGGCCGGGGTCCGCCAGGAGGTCTACGCCCTGCTGGTGACCTACCAGGCCATCCGCCTGGCCATGGCCGACGCCACCGACACCCAGCCCGACCTTGACCCCGACCGGGCCTGCTTCACTACCGCCTTGAGCGCGGCGCGTGACCTGGTCGTGCAGGCGGCGAACGCCATCACCGGCGCGGTGATCGACCTGGTCGGCGCGATCGGCCGGCGAGTCCTAGCCAACCTCATGCCCGAGCGTCGGACCAGGCGCGCCCCGCGGATCGTCAAACGAGCGATCTCCAAGTACAACGCCAAAGGCCCCAACATCGACCGGAAGACCTACCAGGCCACGATCAGCATCGACATCCTCGTGCCCCAGAGCCCTTGA
- a CDS encoding YciI family protein: MKYVMLIFQGPALERQAALPEEEQKQVYADYQGINQTPGVTPGLPMGLAQNATTVRVEGGKTLTTDGPFVGMKEAVGGWFILEADDLDAAIEVAARVPAARYGGAVEIRPSEVYW, from the coding sequence ATGAAGTACGTCATGCTGATCTTTCAGGGCCCCGCGCTTGAGCGGCAGGCCGCGCTCCCCGAGGAGGAGCAGAAGCAGGTCTACGCCGACTACCAGGGGATCAATCAGACGCCGGGCGTCACCCCCGGGCTGCCGATGGGCCTGGCCCAGAACGCGACCACCGTGCGGGTCGAAGGCGGCAAGACCCTGACGACGGACGGCCCGTTCGTCGGGATGAAGGAGGCCGTCGGCGGTTGGTTCATCCTCGAGGCCGACGACCTCGACGCGGCCATCGAGGTGGCCGCCCGCGTCCCGGCGGCGCGCTACGGCGGCGCCGTCGAGATCCGCCCCTCGGAGGTGTATTGGTAG
- a CDS encoding RNA polymerase sigma factor, translating to MVATLDQVFRQEWGRVLATLIGFLGDFDLAEEAAQEAFAIAAERWPRDGVPRNPRAWLMTTARNQATDRIRRNRTLAAKFGLLVADDRAEVPMKTTTFPDERLELIFTCCHPALAVEAQVALTLRTLGGLTTDEIARAFLVPQRTMAQRLVRAKGKIKAARIPFRVPPAHLLRDRLDAVLAVVYLIFNEGYGGRDELAAEAIWLGRALAELLPDDPEVRGLLAMMLLHDSRRAARFSDGELVLLGDQDRSRWDTNQITDGRAELDRALALGGRGPYVLQAAIASLHAEVPCDWAQIAALYGELTRLTSSPVVELNRAIAVAETQGAEAGLRIVDGLGLDDFRYLHSTRAELLKRLGRTDEARDAYRRARQLTDDGAERRFLERRLTELAAAAGSG from the coding sequence TTGGTAGCCACGCTCGACCAGGTCTTCCGCCAGGAGTGGGGCCGCGTCCTGGCCACCCTGATCGGCTTCCTCGGCGACTTTGACCTCGCCGAGGAAGCCGCGCAGGAGGCGTTCGCCATCGCCGCCGAGCGATGGCCACGCGACGGCGTCCCCCGCAACCCGCGGGCCTGGCTGATGACGACGGCTCGGAACCAAGCGACGGATCGCATCCGCCGCAACCGGACCCTGGCGGCCAAGTTCGGCCTGCTCGTCGCGGACGATCGTGCTGAGGTGCCGATGAAGACCACGACGTTTCCCGACGAGCGCCTGGAGCTCATCTTCACCTGCTGTCACCCGGCGCTCGCGGTCGAGGCGCAGGTCGCGCTGACCCTGCGCACCCTCGGCGGGCTCACCACCGACGAGATCGCCCGTGCGTTCCTGGTACCGCAGCGCACCATGGCGCAGCGGCTGGTGCGGGCCAAAGGCAAGATCAAAGCAGCGCGGATCCCGTTTCGGGTGCCACCGGCTCACCTGCTCCGCGACCGTCTCGACGCCGTTCTCGCCGTCGTCTACCTGATCTTCAACGAGGGCTACGGCGGCCGCGACGAGCTCGCGGCGGAGGCGATCTGGTTGGGACGCGCGCTCGCCGAACTGCTCCCGGACGATCCCGAGGTGCGCGGGCTGCTGGCGATGATGCTCTTGCACGACTCCCGGCGTGCGGCGCGGTTCAGCGACGGCGAACTCGTGCTGCTCGGCGATCAGGACCGGTCACGGTGGGACACAAACCAGATCACCGACGGGCGCGCCGAGCTCGACCGGGCGCTCGCCCTGGGCGGACGCGGGCCCTACGTCCTGCAGGCCGCCATCGCGTCGTTGCACGCCGAGGTGCCGTGCGACTGGGCGCAGATCGCGGCGCTGTACGGCGAGCTCACCCGCCTGACCAGCTCACCCGTCGTGGAGCTGAACCGCGCCATCGCCGTCGCCGAGACCCAGGGCGCCGAGGCCGGCCTGCGCATCGTCGACGGACTTGGTCTGGACGACTTCCGCTATCTGCACTCGACCAGGGCGGAGCTCTTGAAGCGCCTCGGGCGGACCGACGAGGCGCGTGACGCCTATCGACGTGCCAGACAACTCACCGACGACGGCGCCGAGCGCCGGTTCCTCGAACGCCGGCTAACGGAGCTGGCAGCCGCCGCCGGCTCCGGTTAG
- the soxR gene encoding redox-sensitive transcriptional activator SoxR: MPRPRTPFHELTVGQVADRSGVAISALHFYERQGLIRSTRTASNQRRYGRDTLRRVAFIRASQHVGISLAVIRQALDQLPSERTPTPDDWARLSVDWRTELDARIAQLQALRDDLTECIGCGCLSLRVCHLTNPRDVLGREGPGARRLPPDPQR; the protein is encoded by the coding sequence ATGCCACGGCCGCGCACCCCGTTTCACGAACTCACCGTCGGACAGGTCGCCGACCGCAGCGGCGTCGCGATCTCCGCGCTGCACTTCTACGAGCGTCAGGGCCTCATCCGTAGCACCAGGACGGCGAGCAACCAGCGCCGGTACGGCCGTGACACGCTGCGCCGGGTCGCCTTCATCCGGGCATCCCAACACGTCGGCATCTCACTGGCCGTGATCCGGCAGGCCCTCGACCAGCTGCCGAGCGAACGCACCCCGACCCCCGACGACTGGGCCCGCCTGTCCGTGGATTGGCGCACCGAACTCGACGCGCGCATCGCGCAGTTGCAGGCGCTCCGGGACGACCTCACCGAATGCATCGGCTGCGGTTGCCTGTCGCTGCGGGTGTGCCATCTGACCAATCCGCGCGACGTCCTGGGGCGCGAAGGTCCGGGCGCTCGCCGGCTGCCGCCCGACCCGCAGCGCTAA
- a CDS encoding NmrA/HSCARG family protein, which produces MTTVLVIGATGRQGGAVAELLLKHGHDVTAYLRSPEAPSAQALSAAGTRLVTGDLADPEALAGAAQGVDAIFGLSVPFGSGGKDEEVAQGRLLVDAAVRAGAHLVYSSVRGADRMAQTDIDHADSKQLVEAYLRDQEVRATVLGPVYFMENILNVGFSRLTDGVLANPLSAGKPLDQVTVRDIAGLAVHAIEHPDRFVGERIDIASDQVTGEEAARILSDVLGREIPYQQLPLDQVRQWAGDEIADMFQRFEENTDFLDTDGLHARYPDVDWHSYADWARTVDWDLVLSG; this is translated from the coding sequence ATGACCACAGTCCTCGTGATCGGCGCCACCGGTCGGCAGGGCGGCGCCGTCGCCGAGCTGCTGCTCAAGCACGGCCACGATGTCACCGCGTACCTGCGGTCGCCCGAGGCGCCCTCCGCTCAGGCCCTGTCCGCCGCCGGGACCCGCCTCGTCACCGGCGACCTGGCCGACCCGGAGGCGCTCGCCGGCGCTGCCCAGGGCGTTGACGCGATCTTCGGCCTGTCCGTGCCGTTCGGATCCGGCGGGAAGGACGAGGAGGTCGCCCAGGGGCGCCTGCTGGTCGACGCCGCCGTGCGGGCCGGCGCGCACCTCGTCTACTCCTCGGTGCGCGGTGCCGACCGGATGGCGCAAACCGACATCGACCACGCCGACAGCAAGCAGCTCGTCGAGGCTTACCTGCGGGATCAGGAGGTCCGGGCCACCGTCCTCGGGCCGGTGTACTTCATGGAGAACATCCTCAACGTCGGGTTCAGCCGCCTTACCGACGGCGTACTGGCCAACCCGCTCTCCGCCGGCAAGCCGCTGGACCAGGTGACCGTCCGGGACATCGCCGGCCTCGCCGTACACGCCATCGAGCACCCGGACCGGTTCGTCGGCGAGCGGATCGACATCGCCTCCGACCAGGTGACCGGCGAAGAGGCGGCCCGGATCCTCAGCGACGTGCTCGGCCGGGAGATCCCGTACCAGCAGCTGCCGTTGGACCAGGTCCGCCAGTGGGCCGGCGACGAGATCGCCGACATGTTCCAGCGCTTCGAGGAGAACACCGACTTCCTCGACACCGACGGGCTGCACGCCAGGTACCCGGACGTGGACTGGCACAGCTACGCCGACTGGGCCCGGACCGTCGACTGGGACCTCGTCTTGTCAGGTTGA
- a CDS encoding DUF456 domain-containing protein, which produces MDLADTNSTVTLLCGLAIAAGIVGVIVPVLPGLLLCWLGVLVWAIFADGGWPKWVVFAVVTGFAVAGTVVKYLWPGRNLKRSGVPNTTLLCGGALALVGFFVVPLVGLVLGFVLGVWLAERVRLNDTRLAWPSTKHALKAAGLSMLIELAAALAIAAVWGAGLAVA; this is translated from the coding sequence GTGGACCTCGCCGACACGAACTCCACGGTGACCCTGCTGTGCGGGCTGGCCATCGCCGCCGGCATCGTGGGGGTCATCGTGCCGGTCCTGCCGGGGCTGCTGCTGTGCTGGCTCGGCGTACTCGTGTGGGCGATCTTCGCCGACGGCGGTTGGCCGAAGTGGGTCGTGTTCGCCGTTGTCACCGGATTCGCGGTCGCGGGCACCGTCGTCAAGTACCTGTGGCCGGGCCGCAACCTCAAGCGCTCCGGGGTGCCCAACACCACCCTGCTCTGCGGTGGCGCGCTGGCCCTGGTGGGCTTCTTCGTCGTACCGCTCGTGGGCTTGGTGCTCGGCTTCGTGTTGGGTGTCTGGCTCGCCGAGCGGGTACGGCTCAACGACACGCGACTGGCGTGGCCGTCCACCAAACACGCCCTGAAGGCCGCCGGCCTGTCGATGCTCATCGAGTTGGCCGCCGCCCTCGCCATCGCCGCGGTCTGGGGCGCCGGCCTCGCCGTGGCGTAA
- a CDS encoding copper resistance CopC family protein codes for MRTLSALLCVVLASAFSVLAAAAPAAAHGTLAMSTPADGATVTGPLTAVELYFTEKVAANAYFTITALGGKRVDNGWTHGAPKPLAKPVREYFLVEGKLEPREYTTGFPAVVAVAHLPAAGQYSVSYLSVASDGETVRGTMTFRYNGRATAAPSGSTKAITPRAGGLSNARLALLVGGLVVALLAGFGLGRLGSGGGAIAGASAATAGGPVAAHTHSGDGGTQATGTTVSAGGYPIQPVQRSQPAGATVDYRFRIAGTDQRAATRFAVVHEKPLHMIVVGRDLGAYQHLHPAMAPTAPGASPSSWRGPAATASTPTSP; via the coding sequence ATGCGTACGCTGTCCGCGCTGCTCTGCGTCGTCCTTGCCTCGGCGTTCTCGGTGCTGGCCGCCGCTGCGCCCGCCGCCGCACACGGGACCCTGGCGATGTCCACCCCGGCCGACGGCGCCACGGTCACCGGGCCGCTGACGGCCGTGGAGCTGTACTTCACGGAGAAGGTCGCCGCCAACGCGTACTTCACGATCACCGCCCTGGGTGGCAAGCGGGTCGACAACGGCTGGACGCACGGCGCGCCCAAACCCCTGGCCAAGCCGGTGCGGGAGTACTTCCTGGTGGAGGGCAAGCTTGAGCCGCGCGAGTACACGACCGGCTTCCCGGCGGTGGTGGCGGTGGCGCACCTGCCGGCCGCGGGTCAGTACTCGGTGAGCTACCTGTCCGTGGCCTCCGACGGCGAGACGGTCCGGGGCACCATGACGTTCCGTTACAACGGCCGCGCGACGGCGGCGCCGTCCGGCTCCACCAAGGCGATCACGCCACGCGCTGGTGGGCTGAGCAACGCGCGGCTCGCGCTCCTGGTGGGCGGGCTGGTGGTGGCGTTGCTGGCCGGGTTCGGGCTCGGGCGGCTGGGCTCAGGCGGCGGGGCGATCGCCGGGGCGTCGGCGGCCACGGCGGGCGGGCCGGTCGCGGCCCACACCCACTCCGGCGACGGCGGAACGCAGGCGACCGGTACGACGGTCAGCGCCGGCGGATACCCGATCCAGCCGGTGCAGCGGTCCCAGCCGGCCGGCGCGACCGTGGACTACCGGTTCCGGATCGCCGGCACCGACCAGCGGGCGGCCACCCGCTTCGCCGTCGTACACGAAAAGCCTTTGCACATGATCGTGGTCGGCCGCGACCTGGGCGCGTACCAGCATCTGCATCCCGCGATGGCCCCGACGGCACCTGGAGCGTCCCCCTCAAGCTGGCGCGGGCCGGCGGCTACCGCATCTACGCCGACTTCTCCGTGA
- a CDS encoding DUF1775 domain-containing protein has product MRAARTAAGLGVAVLAGMVAAVGVGVGPASAHVTVNPREATQGGYAKLAFRVPNERDNASTVKVEVNIPIQQAAIASVSTRPTPGWTATVERAKLATPLKVHDSEVTDAVAKITWTAAKGSEVKPGQFQEFEISAGPLPEVDQIVFKALQTYSNGEIVRWIDEPAAAGGEEPEHPAPVLKLTKAAAATSTTQANANVNLASSDTVTDGGGDGWFAVAGIAGLVAGLAGLVFGVLAWRRAGARAS; this is encoded by the coding sequence ATGCGTGCAGCGCGTACGGCGGCGGGTCTGGGTGTGGCGGTGTTGGCCGGGATGGTCGCCGCGGTCGGCGTGGGGGTGGGGCCGGCGTCCGCGCACGTGACGGTCAACCCGCGGGAGGCGACCCAGGGCGGGTACGCGAAGCTGGCGTTCCGGGTGCCGAACGAGCGGGACAACGCCTCCACGGTGAAGGTGGAGGTCAACATCCCGATCCAGCAGGCCGCGATCGCGTCGGTGTCGACCCGGCCCACGCCGGGTTGGACCGCCACTGTGGAACGCGCGAAGCTGGCCACGCCGTTGAAGGTGCACGACAGCGAGGTCACCGACGCGGTCGCGAAGATCACCTGGACAGCGGCCAAGGGCAGCGAGGTCAAGCCGGGCCAGTTCCAGGAGTTCGAGATCTCCGCCGGGCCGCTGCCCGAGGTGGACCAGATCGTGTTCAAGGCGCTGCAGACGTACTCGAATGGTGAGATCGTCCGGTGGATCGACGAGCCGGCAGCGGCCGGCGGCGAGGAGCCCGAGCACCCCGCGCCGGTCCTCAAGCTGACCAAGGCGGCCGCGGCGACGAGCACGACGCAGGCGAACGCGAACGTCAACCTGGCCAGTTCCGACACCGTCACCGACGGCGGCGGCGATGGGTGGTTCGCCGTGGCCGGCATCGCCGGGCTGGTCGCCGGCCTGGCGGGCCTGGTGTTCGGCGTCCTGGCCTGGCGGCGCGCCGGCGCCCGAGCCAGCTGA
- a CDS encoding Dyp-type peroxidase: MSAAFNRRRLLAGGALTVGGAVAGAGVTAGLRAESEPEALAAVVTSAAFGAQTVPFHGAHQAGIDTPAQAHAAFLAFDLVAGVDRAALGRMMRLLSDDAARLTQGQPALADTEPELAVLPARLTVTFGFGPRLFAAAGREAVRPASVAPLPAFAIDRLQEKWTGGDLLIQVCADDPMTVTHVQRMLVKDTLAFARPKWTQRGFRNSRGAQDDGVTQRNVMGQLDGTRNPALGSAIFDAAVWVDSGPSWLHGGSTVVVRRVRAEMEKWDAVDAAGKEFAVGRKLDTGAPLTGTREDDLPDYKATNQLGLTVISESSHIARAHVDDDRQRIFRRPYNYDEGPGPDGRADTGLIFAAYQRDVGTQFVPIQRNLAELDLMNDWITPIGSAVFAVPPGCQPGGWIGQTLLG; encoded by the coding sequence ATGAGCGCGGCGTTCAACCGGCGGCGGCTGCTGGCCGGCGGGGCGCTGACCGTGGGCGGTGCCGTCGCGGGCGCCGGCGTCACCGCCGGCCTGCGCGCCGAAAGCGAGCCGGAGGCACTGGCGGCGGTGGTGACATCGGCCGCCTTCGGCGCCCAGACGGTGCCCTTTCACGGTGCGCATCAGGCCGGCATCGACACCCCGGCGCAGGCGCACGCCGCGTTCCTGGCGTTCGACCTGGTGGCCGGGGTGGATCGGGCCGCGCTGGGCCGGATGATGCGGCTGCTGTCCGACGACGCCGCCCGGCTCACCCAGGGCCAGCCGGCACTCGCCGACACCGAACCGGAGCTGGCCGTGCTGCCGGCCCGGCTGACGGTCACGTTCGGGTTCGGGCCACGGCTGTTCGCCGCCGCTGGCCGGGAGGCGGTGCGGCCGGCGTCGGTCGCGCCGCTGCCCGCGTTCGCGATCGACCGGTTGCAGGAGAAGTGGACGGGCGGCGATCTGCTCATCCAGGTCTGCGCGGACGACCCGATGACCGTCACCCACGTCCAGCGGATGCTGGTCAAGGACACGCTCGCGTTCGCCCGGCCAAAGTGGACCCAGCGGGGCTTCCGCAACAGCCGCGGCGCGCAGGACGACGGCGTCACCCAGCGGAACGTGATGGGCCAGCTCGACGGCACCCGCAACCCGGCGCTGGGCAGCGCGATCTTCGACGCCGCCGTGTGGGTCGACAGTGGACCGTCGTGGTTGCACGGTGGCAGCACCGTGGTGGTCCGGCGGGTCCGGGCCGAGATGGAGAAGTGGGACGCCGTCGACGCGGCGGGCAAGGAGTTCGCGGTCGGTCGCAAGCTGGACACCGGGGCTCCGCTGACCGGCACCCGCGAGGACGACCTGCCGGACTACAAGGCCACCAACCAGCTCGGCCTGACGGTCATTTCCGAGTCGTCGCACATCGCCCGCGCGCACGTCGACGACGACCGCCAGCGCATCTTCCGCCGGCCGTACAACTACGACGAGGGACCGGGCCCGGACGGGCGCGCCGATACCGGGCTCATCTTCGCCGCGTACCAGCGGGACGTCGGCACCCAGTTCGTGCCGATCCAGCGCAACCTGGCCGAGTTGGACCTGATGAACGACTGGATCACCCCGATCGGCTCGGCCGTCTTCGCCGTCCCGCCCGGCTGCCAGCCCGGCGGCTGGATCGGCCAAACCCTGCTCGGCTAA
- a CDS encoding copper chaperone PCu(A)C: MRLGLGSVLVAAVLLLAACGDDAEPSAGATPSASSTVAGQALVVKDVWVKTAQSGMSAVFGTLMNTSGAEVTVVKATSTASPMMELHEVATVDGEMVMRPKDGGFTIPAGGMHELKPGGDHLMMMDVTTPVAAGTEVTVTLTFADGKSMQFTALGKDFAGGNESYQPSASPSTSMGG, encoded by the coding sequence ATGAGGTTGGGTTTAGGTTCGGTGCTGGTTGCGGCCGTGTTGTTGCTTGCGGCGTGCGGGGATGACGCGGAGCCTTCCGCCGGCGCGACGCCGTCGGCCTCGTCCACCGTGGCGGGGCAGGCACTGGTGGTCAAGGACGTGTGGGTGAAGACGGCCCAGTCCGGGATGTCGGCGGTGTTCGGCACGCTGATGAACACGTCCGGTGCCGAGGTGACGGTGGTGAAGGCCACCTCGACGGCGTCGCCGATGATGGAACTGCACGAAGTGGCCACTGTGGACGGCGAGATGGTGATGCGACCGAAGGATGGCGGATTCACCATCCCGGCCGGCGGCATGCACGAGCTGAAGCCGGGCGGTGACCATCTGATGATGATGGACGTGACAACGCCGGTCGCGGCCGGCACCGAGGTCACCGTGACGCTGACCTTCGCGGACGGCAAGAGCATGCAGTTCACCGCGTTGGGCAAGGACTTCGCCGGCGGCAACGAAAGCTACCAGCCGAGTGCCTCGCCGAGCACGAGCATGGGCGGATGA
- a CDS encoding copper resistance CopC family protein — MTRSRLLTAAAALLAATLAVLMPATPALAHTELKSTTPAAKSTVTKPLSAVTLTFSGLIKKPGTTVTVTGPDKAAYGSGAPEVLNKTITQNVTALPVGAITVAWRTVSADGHPIQGSFTFTNNAVPPTPSAEPSPEPTATLIPTPAPATTTPAAPSPAAGSAGDDESSGAVWWIVAAGAAVVLALLGGLLWRRRRP; from the coding sequence GTGACCCGGAGCCGACTACTCACCGCAGCCGCCGCCCTGCTCGCCGCGACGCTCGCCGTCCTCATGCCAGCCACCCCGGCGCTGGCCCACACCGAGCTGAAAAGCACCACACCGGCGGCGAAAAGCACCGTGACCAAGCCGCTGTCCGCGGTGACGCTGACGTTCAGCGGTCTGATCAAGAAGCCCGGCACGACGGTGACGGTGACCGGCCCGGACAAGGCCGCGTACGGCAGCGGCGCCCCGGAGGTGTTGAACAAGACCATCACCCAGAACGTGACCGCTCTGCCCGTCGGGGCCATCACCGTCGCCTGGCGCACCGTCTCCGCCGATGGCCACCCCATCCAGGGCAGCTTCACGTTCACCAACAACGCCGTCCCACCCACGCCGAGCGCGGAGCCGAGCCCGGAGCCCACCGCGACGCTCATCCCGACACCCGCGCCGGCCACCACGACACCGGCGGCCCCCAGCCCCGCGGCGGGCAGCGCCGGCGACGACGAATCATCCGGAGCCGTCTGGTGGATCGTCGCCGCAGGCGCCGCCGTCGTACTCGCCCTGCTCGGCGGCCTGCTGTGGCGCCGCCGCCGCCCCTGA